The Cellulomonas fulva genome includes a window with the following:
- the nrdH gene encoding glutaredoxin-like protein NrdH, producing the protein MTITVYSKPACVQCNATYRALDKLGAEYTVVDISEDADARDYVMSLGHLQAPVVIVDGEHWSGYRPDRIKALAENLQAVTVA; encoded by the coding sequence ATGACGATCACGGTCTACAGCAAGCCGGCTTGCGTGCAGTGCAACGCCACCTACCGTGCCCTCGACAAGCTCGGTGCCGAGTACACGGTGGTGGACATCAGCGAGGACGCGGACGCCCGCGACTACGTGATGTCGCTCGGCCACCTGCAGGCACCGGTCGTCATCGTCGACGGGGAGCACTGGTCGGGCTACCGCCCGGACCGCATCAAGGCTCTCGCGGAGAACCTGCAGGCCGTCACCGTCGCCTGA
- a CDS encoding SDR family oxidoreductase codes for MSVVVTGATGHLGRLVVEGLLAAGVAPGEIVAGGRRTERIADLAERGVRVVTLDYGQPGTLGAAFAGADTVLLVSGSEVGQRVAQHTAAIEAARAAGVRRVVYTSAPHADTTALVLAPEHRATEELLAASGLVVTVLRNNWYTENYVAALQQAAETGEVVASVGDGRVASATRADFAAGAVAVLVGPGADGRYDGRTLELSGDVAWTHDELAGAAAEVLGRPVTFRRVTPDEQRAALLAAGLDEGTAGFVVALDQNIAAGDLADATDTLRTLLGRPTTPLVDGLRAAWTSAD; via the coding sequence ATGTCTGTCGTCGTCACCGGTGCCACCGGTCACCTGGGTCGTCTGGTCGTCGAGGGTCTGCTCGCCGCGGGGGTCGCGCCCGGTGAGATCGTCGCGGGCGGCCGGCGCACCGAGCGGATCGCCGACCTCGCGGAGCGTGGCGTGCGCGTCGTCACCCTGGACTACGGGCAGCCGGGCACGCTCGGGGCCGCGTTCGCGGGTGCCGACACGGTGCTGCTGGTCTCGGGGTCCGAGGTCGGGCAGCGGGTGGCGCAGCACACCGCCGCGATCGAGGCGGCCCGCGCCGCGGGCGTCCGACGGGTCGTCTACACCTCCGCGCCCCACGCCGACACCACCGCGCTCGTCCTCGCCCCCGAGCACCGGGCCACCGAGGAGCTGCTGGCGGCGTCCGGGCTGGTCGTGACCGTGCTGCGGAACAACTGGTACACGGAGAACTACGTCGCGGCGCTGCAGCAGGCGGCCGAGACCGGCGAGGTGGTGGCGTCGGTGGGCGACGGTCGCGTGGCGTCCGCGACCCGGGCGGACTTCGCGGCCGGCGCGGTGGCCGTCCTCGTGGGCCCGGGGGCCGACGGCCGGTACGACGGGCGGACGCTCGAGCTCTCGGGCGACGTCGCGTGGACGCACGACGAGCTCGCGGGGGCAGCCGCCGAGGTGCTCGGCCGTCCCGTGACGTTCCGCCGGGTGACCCCCGACGAGCAGCGCGCGGCGCTGCTGGCGGCCGGGCTCGACGAGGGGACGGCGGGCTTCGTCGTCGCGCTCGACCAGAACATCGCCGCGGGCGACCTGGCCGACGCGACGGACACGCTCCGGACGCTCCTCGGCCGCCCGACGACCCCGCTCGTCGACGGCCTGCGGGCCGCCTGGACGTCCGCCGACTGA
- a CDS encoding cellulose binding domain-containing protein, producing MNRPFSAFPSAELAITGTTSPSPTPTPTPIPTPTAPTPTPTPTPTAAPTSTVGPTTPPPTAGCTASFQVSSSWPGGFVGAVRVTAGATPVSSWRVTVTLPSGAVAQAWGAQVSVTSPITLTPAGWNASLPAGGVTELGFTGTGSGAGGTVTCTAS from the coding sequence GTGAACCGCCCGTTCTCCGCCTTCCCGTCCGCGGAGCTCGCGATCACGGGGACGACGAGCCCGTCGCCGACCCCGACGCCGACCCCCATCCCCACCCCGACCGCCCCGACCCCGACACCCACCCCGACGCCCACCGCCGCGCCGACCTCGACCGTCGGGCCGACGACCCCGCCGCCGACCGCCGGGTGCACCGCGTCGTTCCAGGTGTCGAGCTCGTGGCCGGGCGGGTTCGTCGGGGCGGTGCGCGTGACGGCGGGCGCGACGCCGGTCTCGTCGTGGAGGGTCACGGTGACCCTCCCGTCCGGGGCGGTCGCGCAGGCGTGGGGCGCGCAGGTCAGCGTGACGTCGCCGATCACCCTGACCCCGGCCGGCTGGAACGCGAGCCTGCCGGCGGGTGGCGTCACCGAGCTCGGGTTCACCGGGACCGGGTCGGGTGCCGGCGGGACGGTGACCTGCACGGCGTCGTGA
- a CDS encoding cupin, whose protein sequence is MTDLVAAAASHLDAARASAHGRDAQLVVHDGVLRQTVLALTAGTELAEHNSPHAASLQVLTGRVRVTGVEESEVAAGHLVLLTHQRHAVLALEDSVFLLTTVTSLEPEQRGDS, encoded by the coding sequence ATGACCGACCTCGTCGCCGCCGCCGCGAGCCACCTCGACGCCGCCCGCGCGTCCGCGCACGGACGGGACGCACAGCTCGTCGTGCACGACGGCGTGCTGCGGCAGACGGTGCTCGCGCTCACCGCGGGCACCGAGCTGGCCGAGCACAACTCGCCGCACGCCGCGAGCCTGCAGGTGCTGACCGGCCGCGTGCGCGTCACGGGCGTCGAGGAGTCGGAGGTGGCCGCGGGGCACCTGGTCCTGCTCACGCACCAGCGGCACGCGGTGCTCGCACTCGAGGACTCGGTGTTCCTGCTGACGACGGTCACGAGCCTCGAGCCGGAGCAGCGCGGCGACTCCTGA
- a CDS encoding winged helix-turn-helix transcriptional regulator — MLAEGRLPAACPSRVVLDHVTSRWGVLVLVALSERGLRWGELRRTVEGVSEKMLAQTLRTLEADGLVERTVTGTVPPRVDYALSPLGADLTRRLLPLMEWIVEHADGIVATP; from the coding sequence ATGCTCGCCGAGGGCCGCCTGCCCGCGGCGTGCCCGAGCCGCGTCGTGCTGGACCACGTGACGAGCCGGTGGGGCGTGCTGGTGCTCGTCGCGCTGTCCGAGCGCGGGCTGCGCTGGGGCGAGCTGCGCCGCACGGTCGAGGGGGTCAGCGAGAAGATGCTGGCGCAGACCCTGCGCACGCTCGAGGCGGACGGCCTGGTCGAGCGGACCGTCACCGGCACCGTCCCGCCGCGTGTCGACTACGCGCTCTCACCGCTCGGCGCTGACCTGACCCGGCGGCTGCTGCCGCTCATGGAGTGGATCGTCGAGCACGCCGACGGCATCGTCGCGACGCCCTGA
- the nrdE gene encoding class 1b ribonucleoside-diphosphate reductase subunit alpha yields MDYHSLNAMLNLYGADGEIQFEKDREAARAYFLQHVNQNTVFFHDLDEKLDYLVENKYYDPAVLAQYDRGFVKSLFDYAYSKKFRFQTFLGAFKYYTSYTLKTFDGKRYLERFEDRVCMVALSLAEGDEDFATSLVDEIVAGRFQPATPTFLNLGKAQRGEPVSCFLLRIEDNMESIARGINSALQLSKRGGGVALLLSNVREHGAPIKHIENQSSGVIPVMKLLEDSFSYANQLGARQGAGAVYLHAHHPDIYRFLDTKRENADEKIRIKTLSLGVVIPDITFELAKKNEPMYLFSPYDVERVYGVPFADVNVTEKYYEMVDDARIRKTKINAREFFQTVAELQFESGYPYIMFEDTVNRANPIEGKITHSNLCSEILQVSTPSTFNEDLSYDHVGRDISCNLGSMNIALSMDSPDLGKSVETAIRALTAVSDQTDIESVPSVKRANRGGHAIGLGQMNLHGYLARERIFYGSDEGLDFTNIYFYTVAYHAIRASNLLAQERKQAFYGFEKSKYATGEYFEKYTEKEWAPRTERVRQLFAEAGIHIPTQDDWRALAALVQEHGLYNQNLQAVPPTGSISYINHSTSSIHPIASKIEIRKEGKIGRVYYPAPFMTNDNLEYYQDAYEIGYEKIIDTYAEATQHVDQGLSLTLFFKDTATTRDLNKAQIYAWRKGIKTIYYIRLRQLALEGTEVENCVSCML; encoded by the coding sequence ATGGACTACCACTCCCTCAACGCCATGCTGAACCTGTATGGCGCGGACGGCGAGATCCAGTTCGAGAAGGACCGGGAGGCGGCGCGGGCCTACTTCCTGCAGCACGTCAACCAGAACACGGTCTTCTTCCACGACCTGGACGAGAAGCTCGACTACCTCGTCGAGAACAAGTACTACGACCCGGCGGTCCTGGCGCAGTACGACCGCGGCTTCGTCAAGTCGCTGTTCGACTACGCGTACTCCAAGAAGTTCCGCTTCCAGACGTTCCTGGGCGCCTTCAAGTACTACACGTCGTACACGCTCAAGACGTTCGACGGGAAGCGGTACCTGGAGCGCTTCGAGGACCGCGTCTGCATGGTGGCGCTGTCGCTCGCCGAGGGTGACGAGGACTTCGCGACCTCGCTGGTCGACGAGATCGTGGCCGGCCGGTTCCAGCCGGCGACGCCCACGTTCCTCAACCTGGGCAAGGCCCAGCGCGGCGAGCCGGTCTCCTGCTTCCTGCTGCGCATCGAGGACAACATGGAGTCCATCGCGCGCGGCATCAACTCCGCGCTGCAGCTCTCCAAGCGGGGCGGCGGCGTGGCGCTCCTGCTCTCGAACGTCCGCGAGCACGGCGCGCCCATCAAGCACATCGAGAACCAGAGCTCGGGCGTCATCCCCGTCATGAAGCTCCTCGAGGACTCGTTCTCCTACGCCAACCAGCTCGGTGCCCGTCAGGGCGCGGGCGCGGTCTACCTGCACGCGCACCACCCGGACATCTACCGGTTCCTCGACACCAAGCGGGAGAACGCGGACGAGAAGATCCGCATCAAGACGCTCTCGCTGGGCGTCGTGATCCCGGACATCACGTTCGAGCTCGCCAAGAAGAACGAGCCGATGTACCTGTTCTCGCCGTACGACGTCGAGCGCGTCTACGGGGTGCCGTTCGCCGACGTGAACGTGACCGAGAAGTACTACGAGATGGTCGACGACGCGCGGATCCGCAAGACCAAGATCAACGCGCGCGAGTTCTTCCAGACCGTCGCGGAGCTGCAGTTCGAGTCGGGCTACCCGTACATCATGTTCGAGGACACGGTGAACCGGGCCAACCCGATCGAGGGCAAGATCACGCACTCGAACCTGTGCTCGGAGATCCTGCAGGTCTCGACGCCGTCCACGTTCAACGAGGACCTGTCCTACGACCACGTGGGCCGGGACATCTCCTGCAACCTCGGCTCCATGAACATCGCGCTGTCGATGGACTCGCCGGACCTCGGCAAGTCGGTCGAGACCGCGATCCGCGCGCTCACGGCGGTCTCGGACCAGACGGACATCGAGTCGGTGCCGTCGGTCAAGCGGGCCAACCGCGGCGGCCACGCGATCGGCCTGGGCCAGATGAACCTGCACGGGTACCTGGCGCGCGAGCGGATCTTCTACGGGTCCGACGAGGGCCTCGACTTCACCAACATCTACTTCTACACGGTCGCCTACCACGCGATCCGGGCCTCGAACCTGCTGGCCCAGGAGCGCAAGCAGGCGTTCTACGGCTTCGAGAAGTCCAAGTACGCCACGGGCGAGTACTTCGAGAAGTACACGGAGAAGGAGTGGGCACCGCGCACGGAGCGCGTGCGCCAGCTCTTCGCCGAGGCCGGCATCCACATCCCGACGCAGGACGACTGGCGCGCGCTCGCCGCCCTGGTCCAGGAGCACGGGCTGTACAACCAGAACCTGCAGGCCGTCCCGCCGACGGGCTCGATCTCCTACATCAACCACTCGACGAGCTCGATCCACCCGATCGCGTCGAAGATCGAGATCCGCAAGGAAGGCAAGATCGGCCGCGTCTACTACCCGGCGCCGTTCATGACGAACGACAACCTGGAGTACTACCAGGACGCGTACGAGATCGGCTACGAGAAGATCATCGACACCTACGCCGAGGCCACGCAGCACGTGGACCAGGGCCTGTCGCTCACGCTCTTCTTCAAGGACACCGCCACGACGCGCGACCTGAACAAGGCGCAGATCTACGCCTGGCGCAAGGGCATCAAGACGATCTACTACATCCGCCTCCGCCAGCTCGCACTTGAGGGGACGGAAGTGGAAAATTGCGTCTCCTGCATGTTGTGA
- the nrdF gene encoding class 1b ribonucleoside-diphosphate reductase subunit beta has protein sequence MTPTGKLKLIDRVSAINWNRLEDDKDAEVWDRLTGNFWLPEKVPVSNDIQSWATLTEQEKTLTMRVFTGLTLLDTIQGTVGAVSLIPDALTPHEEAVYTNIAFMESVHAKSYSSIFSTLCSTKEIDEAFRWSEENVNLQRKAEIVMEYYKGDSPLKRKVASTLLESFLFYSGFYLPMYWSSRAKLTNTADLIRLIIRDEAVHGYYIGYKYQKGLERLTSEERAELKDYTFELLFELYDNEAEYTQDLYDGVGLTEDVKKFLRYNANKALMNLGYEALFPRDETDVNPAILSALSPNADENHDFFSGSGSSYVIGKAVNTEDDDWDF, from the coding sequence ATGACCCCCACCGGGAAGCTGAAGCTGATCGACCGCGTCTCGGCGATCAACTGGAACCGGCTCGAGGACGACAAGGACGCCGAGGTCTGGGACCGCCTGACCGGCAACTTCTGGCTGCCGGAGAAGGTCCCGGTCTCCAACGACATCCAGTCGTGGGCGACGCTGACCGAGCAGGAGAAGACGCTGACCATGCGCGTCTTCACCGGCCTGACGCTGCTGGACACCATCCAGGGCACGGTCGGCGCCGTCTCGCTCATCCCGGACGCGCTGACCCCGCACGAGGAGGCGGTGTACACCAACATCGCGTTCATGGAGTCGGTGCACGCCAAGTCGTACTCGTCGATCTTCTCGACGCTGTGCTCCACCAAGGAGATCGACGAGGCCTTCCGCTGGTCGGAGGAGAACGTCAACCTCCAGCGCAAGGCCGAGATCGTCATGGAGTACTACAAGGGCGACTCGCCCCTGAAGCGGAAGGTCGCGAGCACCCTGCTCGAGTCGTTCCTCTTCTACTCCGGCTTCTACCTGCCCATGTACTGGTCGAGCCGGGCCAAGCTCACCAACACCGCCGACCTGATCCGCCTGATCATCCGCGACGAGGCGGTGCACGGCTACTACATCGGCTACAAGTACCAGAAGGGCCTCGAGCGCCTCACGTCGGAGGAGCGCGCCGAGCTCAAGGACTACACGTTCGAGCTGCTCTTCGAGCTGTACGACAACGAGGCCGAGTACACGCAGGACCTCTACGACGGCGTCGGCCTGACCGAGGACGTCAAGAAGTTCCTGCGCTACAACGCCAACAAGGCCCTGATGAACCTGGGCTACGAGGCGCTGTTCCCGCGCGACGAGACGGACGTCAACCCGGCGATCCTCTCGGCGCTCAGCCCCAACGCCGACGAGAACCACGACTTCTTCTCCGGCTCGGGCTCGTCCTACGTCATCGGCAAGGCCGTCAACACCGAGGACGACGACTGGGACTTCTGA
- a CDS encoding NUMOD3 domain-containing DNA-binding protein: MSDALDPEIVGLVYGIRLADSAEYRYVGMTESTAVRRFARHRANARAGRRTPFYDWLRKYDGGAVVDELELVRTTRQDLGLAEMRWIADLRGAGHRLLNLTDGGLGPSGVVWSDEQREAARVRSTGRKGVSRPGALNPFYGARHTAEQRARWSRDRAGTNAGEANPNYGKFGPEHPSYGHTMSEEARLALSEARKGAGNPNFGKSASAETRAKMSAARRGRPMPSSRRSAHTRYHTNKGAWSSRCEFCDSIIERQFALLVLQGDEKA; the protein is encoded by the coding sequence ATGAGCGACGCTCTCGATCCTGAGATCGTGGGCCTGGTCTACGGCATTCGGCTCGCCGACTCAGCCGAGTACCGCTACGTCGGGATGACCGAGTCCACTGCGGTTCGGCGCTTTGCTCGGCACCGTGCCAACGCGCGAGCCGGCCGCCGCACCCCGTTCTACGACTGGCTGCGCAAGTACGACGGCGGTGCCGTCGTCGACGAGCTCGAACTGGTGCGCACGACGAGGCAGGATCTCGGACTGGCAGAGATGCGCTGGATCGCTGATCTCCGGGGTGCAGGCCACCGACTGCTGAACCTCACGGATGGTGGGCTGGGTCCGAGCGGCGTCGTGTGGTCCGACGAGCAGCGGGAGGCGGCGAGGGTCCGTTCGACGGGCCGCAAGGGCGTCAGCCGTCCGGGCGCGCTCAACCCCTTCTATGGGGCGAGGCACACCGCGGAGCAGCGAGCCCGGTGGTCTCGTGATCGTGCCGGCACGAACGCGGGCGAGGCGAACCCGAACTACGGCAAGTTCGGACCTGAGCACCCCAGCTACGGTCACACGATGAGCGAGGAGGCGCGCCTCGCGCTCTCGGAGGCGCGCAAGGGTGCGGGCAACCCGAACTTCGGGAAGTCTGCCAGCGCGGAGACACGCGCCAAGATGTCGGCTGCGCGGCGCGGTCGCCCGATGCCGTCCAGTCGCCGCAGCGCACACACCAGGTACCACACGAACAAGGGCGCGTGGAGCTCGCGCTGCGAGTTCTGTGACTCGATCATCGAGCGGCAGTTCGCACTGCTCGTACTCCAGGGAGATGAGAAAGCATGA
- the nrdI gene encoding class Ib ribonucleoside-diphosphate reductase assembly flavoprotein NrdI, which translates to MSSLVYFSSASNNTHRFVEKLGLAAQRIPLRPSDPFLHVTEPYVLVVPTYGGGNEGGAVPRQVVKFLNDPANRGLLRGVIAAGNTNFGEAYCIAGDIVAAKCHVPYLYGFELMGTTEDVQRVREGLERFWQRQSLISA; encoded by the coding sequence ATGAGCTCGCTGGTCTACTTCTCCTCGGCCTCGAACAACACGCACCGCTTCGTGGAGAAGCTCGGCCTGGCGGCCCAGCGCATCCCGTTGCGTCCCTCGGACCCCTTCCTGCACGTCACGGAGCCGTACGTGCTGGTGGTGCCGACGTACGGGGGCGGGAACGAGGGCGGTGCGGTGCCGCGCCAGGTCGTGAAGTTCCTCAACGACCCGGCGAACCGCGGCCTCCTGCGCGGCGTGATCGCCGCGGGCAACACCAACTTCGGCGAGGCGTACTGCATCGCGGGGGACATCGTGGCTGCCAAGTGCCACGTCCCCTACCTGTACGGCTTCGAGCTCATGGGAACGACCGAGGACGTGCAGCGCGTCCGCGAGGGATTGGAACGGTTTTGGCAGCGACAGTCACTGATTTCCGCGTAG